The Arvicanthis niloticus isolate mArvNil1 chromosome 8, mArvNil1.pat.X, whole genome shotgun sequence genome segment tcatgataaaagtcctggagaaacTTGGAACAGAAGGGACATACTTGAACATAGTAAAGGCTACCTATGACATACCCACAGCCAACACTGTAGTAAAggggagaaactcaaagcatttctaGTAAAATCTGAAGTAAGATACAGGTATCCACTTCTACCACTCTTTTCAAATACAGCGTTTAGCTAGAGCAGTTAGACAAGAGACGCTAATGAGAAAGATACAACTAGAAAGAAGTTAAACTATATATGAGATCTCAAAGACTCTACCAAAaactcgagacagggtttctttgtgtagccctggctgtcctggaactcactctgtagaccaagctggccttgaactcagaaatctgcatgcctctgcctccaaagtctgggattaaagacatgggccaCCCTGCCAAAAACTTTTAACACAATAAAATGGCAGCATATAAAATTGTCATACAGAAATCTGTTACCCTCCTGTCTACCAAGGACAAGCATGCTGAAATAAAGGGGCAAGGGGCAGGTGATTGCACTGACAATAGCcatcataaatgtaaaataatgggAATAAATCCAACCAAGGAAGTGATGACCTCTATAATGAAGACTTCAAAACACCCCAAAGTGGCCCATTTCTcaagaaaggaatggaagaagACACTGAAAGATGGAATAACCTCATGCTTGTGGGTTGGAAGAATCAATACCGTGAAGATGGCCATTTTAACCAGAGACACGTTAAAGAGTCAGTTaaatccccatcaaaatgccAACACCATTTCTTCTCAgatactgaaaaaaatttaaaaattcattcagaGACATAAAATGCTTTGTTAGCTAAAGCAATTCTGAGCAAAGAATAATGTTAGAGGTACCAGCACATCCAATTTCAAGTTATGCAACAGAGCTACAGGAAGAAAAGCAGTGTGTAGCTAGCAGACGAGCACACAGGTAGGGCAACAGAAGACCCAGACGTAAATGCATACAGCTGTAGACACTTACTAGAGTCACTGGGAGAAAAGCTTTTTTagacaaatggtgctgggaaaactaGATATCCACAGGTGGTAGATCATTCTTTCTCACTTTGCACAAAAATTAACTCTGCGTGGACCAGAGAACTTTAACATAAGGCCTGGAACTCTGAAAAttctataagaaaagaaaaataagaaaaacacttCAAGATATAGGCATAGGTAATGACAGTCTGAATAGGACTTCAAAAGCTCAAGAAAAGAGGCCAAatactgacaaatgggacctcattaaaaaaaaaaaaaatcttccgaTGGCAAAGGACATCATTGTTTGGAGAAAGTGGCAAACTATAGAATGAGAAAAAATCTTTAGCAATTTTATATCTGATAGAgagttaatatctaaaatatataaagaactaaaattggacattaagaaaacaaatagcccAATTAAAAACTGGGAGACAAAAGTATATTGAGAATTcttagaagaccaaacacaaatGACCGAGAAACAAagatatgttcaacatccttagttatcagaaaaatacaaattaaaattactttgattttattttgtactaGTTGAGAATGGCCAAAGTCAATAAAACAAAGGATAGCTCATGCTGCTGAGGAtgtgggaaaaggagaaaacttaTCCATTGCTGTCAGGAGTCAAACTTGGGCAGCCATGGTGGAGCCAATGTGACAGTTCTTCATGAAGCTGGGAATAATCTTCCTCAACATTCATCTCTCTTGAACACTGACCCCAAACACTGTACATCtgactacagagacacttgctcgtccatgttcactgctgctctattcataacagCTAGAAATTGGAAATAGCCCAAATgtctatcaacagatgaatggataatggaaATGTGGCAGTTATACAATAGAATATTGCTTATCTGTTAAGAaggaaatcatgaaattcataggaaaaatggatggagctttaaaaaaaaaatcatcttgaatgaggtaacccgAACCTCCCCCCAAAGATTGTATGTATTCTCTTATATGTGGGTGCTAGCTGTTAAGTCTTTGATAAGCAATCTACAATTCATATAATCACAGAGATTAGTTACAGAGTAAGAGACTTCTGGGGGAAGAGATGATCTCCCTAGGAAGGGGAAGTAGAATATATCATtatggagagatgggagggggaCTGGAATAGGAAAATTAAATGGGGAGTTGAAGGAGAAAAGATGGAGTAAGAGGGGCCATGGTACTGTAGACACTTCTTAAAATAGATGCATACATCAAAGAAACCTATGCAGATTCACCAAATAATGAGAGAGACAAAGCTCTAACTAGAGATCTTTGTAACCAAGTGAAacttccagtgccaggaatggatTACATTTAATTGAGTTTTTGACCAACAAGGgtccatggaaatccccaaataaCTCAGTCTATTGCCGAGCTACCGATTGCTCTCGAGAAACTAATGGTAAGGTCCTATTGGTGAAGGCAACATTTACGTATCTCCTTGAACAGGAAGAAGTCAAACTGGTACCTAATTAGAGCCTCTGTATCTGCTGACTGGTATTCATGGTATTGAAAGACACTCTGCATGCAACCAAGGGAGAAAGGTAAGTACcaatctgttgggagccgacttttaacagaaagcagctagaaagcagctatccacatgctatccaagCCAAacatgcctgcaaggtgcacatggtttCTACGCCTGCAAGGCgctatccatgcgcctacaaggcacgtggcaaaagtgtataaataccccagatttcccttcaataaaagagacttgatcagaacctctgtcttgtctccattctgtgtgtctcttccccttatccccactctctctctctagatcctgacctgaagaccagagcagcagtttgagctgagcagtggtggcgcacacctttaatcccagcacttgggaggccaagctaggcagagcagagcagagcagagcaggtcgcaacatttttgttatagtaattattcaggcattgttaagtcttttgtctctagccaggcagagcggagcaggtcACAACACCAATCTAGCTATAAACTCTGCACTCTCCAATGTTAGCCTGCCTGGATGATACGCTGGTGCAACAGGCACAAATGcaggagtgttgggagccgacttgtagcagaaagcggctatcagctttgcagccatcttgagccatataccctgacatgagacttgtttttcaacagcctacaacagctgaagcacactctgatatccaacatattttgttttgctgtttactgcccccagctacaaggcgcatgtggtagccacgcctgcaaggcatgcggttcacgtgctgtccacgtgctatccacgccatacatgcctataaggtgcacgtggtatccacgcctgtaaggcttatgtcatatcaacacctgcaaggcacgtggtatccatgcgcctacaaggcacgtgacaaaaagcatataaatacgccagatttcccttcaataaacgagacttgagacttgatcagaacctctgtcttgtctccattcttcgagtctcttcccctttattctctctctctctctctctctctctctctctctctctctctctctctctctctctccctctctccctctctccctctctctctcgaccctgacctgaagaccagagcggcagcttgggccggcaaacagtggctgccaagcatggaaCAGAGCGGGCAACAACATAGGAGGAACCAAGCACTAGTTGATTGGATTTAAGCATCACTCCACCTGATCACTGCTCAGGTGGCCAAGAATGTGAGACTAAATAGGTTATGGACCTAggaggaaaaccaaatactattgttctgctaaaaAAAAACGTAACAATAAAGTGACTCCTAACAACATTTTGCTATatccatagatcagtgtcttgctcagacatcatcagagaagtttctactTACTGCAGATGGGAACTAATACAGAgaaccacaactggacaatgtgtagagagtgagagactttggaacgcGCAGTtgtaaatgggatgtctttatcaaaagACTCCCCTCAGAAAACTGTGCAGGAGAGGAAGTGAAACAgttggaagagacagagaagatggaggtcccagtgctgagaggagGGAGTGGACATAGCTCACATCCCTAACAAGGAAGCTATCTCTAATTGGCATCTGCTTGCAAAAAATTAGTTCTCTCCAGTAGCatctcactgggtatattaaccatGTGTAAGGAGGGCCCCATGCTAAGCAGTAGACGGCGAACACAAAATGAGCTCAAGGGTGTTTCTGGAGATTTGTCTCATGCTGCTTTGTTCAGGTAGGTTTTATTTTCACTGGTCTTTTGCATGTATATTAtagtttccagttttgtgtttttaaggcttttgtttttgtatgtgtttcttgtgctttttcttttttaaatattctgcTTGTAGGGATAAGCTCTGTGTACTGTGTGAAGGCCTGTAGGCAAAAGGCAGGAAGTAGGAGGTAAAAGTTCCGGTAGACAGATTGTAACTGTGGGAGATAGATGGGTGGGAAGATTGGCCTGGACTCTGAGGAAGTTGgatgtatgaaactgaggagaggtaatcagtcatgtggcagacatagaataATTTAAACAGGTTAAACAAGTTACAAGCCACTAGGGGAATAAGCCCAAACTTAAGGCCTAAGCATTGTACATAAATAATCTTTCGAGTCATTATTTGGGACCTGGGGTGCAGGTGGAAAAGTATGAGGTTACATTTgcgtactggctgattttgtgtgtcaacctgaataagctggagttatcacagaaaaagcatcccctgaggaaatgcctccatgagatccagctgtaaggcattttctcaattagtgatcaaggggggcgGGTGGGTCCTtgagggtggtgccatccctgggctggtagtctggggttctataagaaagcaagctgagcaagccagggggagcaagccagtaagtaacaaccctccatggcctctgcatcagctcctgcctcctgacctgcttgagttctaatcctgactgactttagtgatgaacagcaatgtggaagtgtaagatgaataaaccctttccttcccaacttgtttcttggtcatgatgttttgtgcaggaatagaagccctgactaagacaaattgaCCAGCATAGCagggtattcctgtgacaacctgaccgTGTTTTGAGAAGGACTGTGGacggactttggaactttgggctagaagagccattgggtgtttagagctctgtgggatgttctgtaggcgcttggaagataatgttgagaacagtgcaaatgatggaggcctggcttgtgaaatttcagagggaaaattaaagactcttatcagggccattgctgttttgattgtgaagattctgtagTTTTGGTTAGTTGGGGCTGAAGAGTCAGTTGTGATTTACAaaataccagaactactaaagcgaaacctttgcattacttGGGACTATTgctgctggttagctggagctaagaaattagtggtgattaagaagagaccagcatcgttgaggtgaaatcttctgggaactgttttctgagaggacaaagaggctgtgttccagagatagccaaggttgtacctcctgctgcagctgaacttggtaatgtgtaagagtcacccagatggtactggttttgaaagtatgaaggggtcatgaagagcagctgaggcttggcactgtgagaggccacggaaggccactggtgaatgtgtgtatgtgtatatgtatatgtttgtattggtgtgtgtgcatgtgtgaatgtgtgaatgtgtgtgtgtgtttgtgaatgaatgtgtatacatgtaaTGAGTGTGTCTGTATGATTGAATGTGTGAACGTGTGCTAAGCTTCCTAAACTAGTGCACATTTGAAACATAGTTGGCCTTCTGTAGCTGCATGTTTGGAGCTCCAAATTCCAATTGTGGAAAGAAAGCTTTGTGTGTGTAGGGAGAAGTACCATTCTGAAACACACAGACCTTTGCTGTTGGTAATCCCTTACAACACAGAACTGCGGCTACTTATATCATGTTGACATTAGGTGCAGCGAGTGATCTGGAGATGATTAAGACAGTCTTTAATGTATGTGTGGGAGCTGTGTAAATGCTCTCAATTTTGAGGGCTCTGGCACCCCCAGATTCCAGGACAAGATACCAAAACAACACTGTGCGGGGGACAAATTGATATGTGACACTTCCCCAGTCCTGTAGTCTAGTAAGTGTTATAAGTGGGGAAAACGATGGTGGCAAGTGCTCCAGGAGAGCTCTAGGCCACATTCTCAGGGGAGAGGGGCAGCTGGGATGGAGCTGAGTGGACCACAGCTCCTTGTGTAAAATCATGGCTTCCCTTCCCATCTGGTGGCTGTCCCTcaatttctgtttgcttttcttgaaGACAAACATCTTTTCCTCTGTATTCATGGGCATGGGAAGAGGACTCCAATGCCTTCTatagtttttgtttaaaaaggaCTATTGGGTCATTTTGACAGGATTCTTGCCGTTCAAAGGTCTAGGTTCTCGGAGTGGAGGAGAAACGGTCAAGGGTGTGTTTCTGGAACACGGGGTTGAATTGTACCCCCCATGGTCAATCAAAACAGGCAGGAGAGAGCAGCTGACAGAGACAAACTTCTGGGGAGCCCAGTACAGAACAGACATAAACAATAAAGCATCTTTGGGTCTGGAAGGGgcggggaagggaaaaggagaggtggagacaTGTGGGTGAGCTTGTCTGTGCGCCTGGGGACCAAGCCTAGCAGCAAGTCAAAGCTTAGTGAACTAGAAAGAAGGGACTCATGGCGCATACAACTCGTTTCTGCTTCTTTACTTGGAGCACAGGTACCTGACACAGGCAGCCCTGCCCCTGGGAGGGCGGGTGGATAGCAGTGACTTTAGCAAgccttgttctgttttcttttcctgagtTGTATGGGCAAGACCTTAGCACAGCAGAGATCATCAGAGAAAACCTGGAAACACACTGACTCCTCATAGGTTTTTGGAAACTACTGGTTCTTTCTGCTGCCAGTCTTTTGAGTAAGACGCTGCTATATGCAGGAAAAAAGCCTCCATTAGAACAATCTACGCAGCTTTCATTCCAGTGCTTACAATATCCATCTAAGGGAGGCTGTCTGCAGAGCATTGCCTGGTATTTTTATGCCACAGATGCTGAGGAGTTGGGTGTGGGTTGCTCAAAGGTGAGTGGGAAGCAACCAGGTCACCCCTGGGATCCCTGTTGTCAGGTGCAAGCAGTCAGTAAGCCttacctcctttccttcttccacagaAAGAGAACTTGGGCTGGTCCTCCTCACAGATGGGATAGGAGTAGTTCAGAATAGAAGAGCCTTTCGCCACAAGAGCTATGTCCAGAAACAGTTttctgatgtcctctcctatagAGAACAACAACGTCAACACTCCTGTCTTCCCTGCAGGGAGGCCCTTCAAGGCTCAACAGCACTGTCTAAAGGAACTCCACAGCCTTCAGTCTGCTGTGTGTGGCGGTGACAGAGCACCATTTTCAGCTTAAGCTTCCACCTGTTCAGGATCAGACAGCTCATTGGCTACCCTTTCCTCTTGATGCTCAGCACTCTGCCCTATCAATGCCTACAAGTCTGGCCTTTAGAGTTCCTTAGTTCCATACTGCTATTCATCTGCCATGATAGTAGCAAGGCATAGCTGGGCCTGCATATTCCCACTTCTGTTGCATGGCAGATGCTGTACACAGCTCCCCAGGGAATTCCAGTGAGCCCTGCAGGAGGTGTCCATTTCTTCCtggccccctttcctttcttttgtcttccacccaatcctcttcccttctctgtttCCCTGCCCATAACATTTCTCCAGATGCTGTGAGTCCAAATAGTGTGCAGAGTTATAGGGAGACCGGGTCACGTGAGAGTTCTTGGTCTTTGAGAATATTCCTTTCATTTCTATGGAATGATTCCAGGTGCTTGGTTTACTGaatgcttctttctctgttttgagAAAACTGGTCTACAGAAGGGGGATACTTGGTACCCATGACAAATATATTGGTTTATTGTAATGGCACGGGAAAATAAGAAACTGCCAGAAAGTGTGGGGCCTCACAGCCTGGGGTGGGAAGAAAGATTTGGCCCCCTTTTTCTCCCTGCAATTTGTAAGAACTTCCATTAGTTGTTTGGGAAGCAAACTAATGTGAGTAGCAGACCATGCAGTGGGTAGAGCAGGTTTGCTTGTGGCAAAGGCAATACGCAAGCCTCTTGTCTGCATAGCAACCAAACAatcatttctccatttttttttttctgtctatggTGACCAGGAATTGACAGTATGGAAATGAACATCTGGAACCTCTTTAATACAAAAGCCCAGCATTTCATGACCGTGAGGGATTATGAGAGGTGAAGGTAAGATAGTTGGTGCAGCCTGCTGTGCTAGTCAATGTGAATCATTGTAtgtgcagaagaggaggaggagaagaaagaagaagaggaggaggaagaagaggaggagaaaaaggaggaggatgcTCTGCTATGCTTCAAGTCAAGATAACCACATCTACTTACTCAGAATGATGCCAAATCTAATGTTGAGATTTGGTTGGATATGTTTGGAACACCCGTCAATAGAAAGGCCAAAATCCTGTAAGGGATCTGCCAAAGAGGACATGGAGAGATTAGTCATGGGTACACCGCAAACTCATCTGCAAAATCTGCACTAATGATTTTTACAGGACGCACTGAAGTGCCCAATACTTAGAAATGTCTGGAACTTTTTAGCAGCCCCTCAGTCTGTCCACAGTCACTGTCGTGCTCACTCTGACAACAGGACCTCAGTAACAAAGGACAAGTTCACTACTTACTGTTTTCAtcattgcttatgttcttttagCCCCTGACCTAAATCTTGCTGACAGAAGGAGATGTGCATAGATACGCAGTTACAGTTCTGTTTTACCTTTTGCCATCTCATCCCATTCAATGGATCCTCACTTCTGCTCTATGCAAGGCATTATGCTACACAGTCAGGGCTAAAGATAATGTGTTTCacatgtaatttttctttattcaaacaGCACCTTATGAACCAGAATAAAGAGCAGAAAGAGTCTACTGTCCCTACCCTGAGCCAGGTGACAATGCGCACATGcgctcacaggcacacacacacacacacacacacacacacacacacacacactaaatttccAGCCCTCTGATTCAACTTGTATACTTTCTctcattttaaatgtgttttgctAATTCTTGTCTTTTGTGAAGTTTCCCTCACAGTGTTGAGAATAGTCATTTATTCTCTGAATTCAAAAACCCAGTTGTGGCAGATGTAGTCTTCAAACTATGTAAATATGTCTAGTCATCCTTCAATA includes the following:
- the Ly86 gene encoding lymphocyte antigen 86 isoform X2, coding for MNGGVTAALLVWILTSPSSSSHGREKGWPTHIACSSRGLEVIYQSCDPLQDFGLSIDGCSKHIQPNLNIRFGIILREDIRKLFLDIALVAKGSSILNYSYPICEEDQPKFSFCGRRKGEFSEFQALC